A stretch of Myceligenerans xiligouense DNA encodes these proteins:
- a CDS encoding LysR family transcriptional regulator ArgP has translation MRWDSAQLEALSAVVGEGSFEGAARVLHVTPSAVSQRIRALENAAGGVLVRRTRPVTPTVPGQTLLRLARQTDLLAAEAAAELHASGLGPGPDEVDGSRTGPRPVSVPIAVNADSLATWALPALARVPGVVLDIHREDQERTVELLPQGIVMAAITAQAEPVQGCTSRPLGVMPYRAMATPAVVERWFPGGVTAEALSRAPMLVFDRHDDLQDQWLREFAARTGSSLPTPPRTYVPSTPEYLEAIRLGMGWGMVQDLRTGPVLSGDDVVPLDPAAPSVDVRLYLQQWRLRSSTLDAVADALLGEARRQLVR, from the coding sequence ATGCGCTGGGACTCCGCACAGCTCGAGGCCTTGTCGGCCGTCGTCGGCGAGGGCTCGTTCGAGGGAGCCGCACGGGTGCTGCACGTGACACCCTCGGCGGTGAGCCAGCGCATCCGCGCGCTGGAGAACGCCGCCGGCGGGGTCCTCGTCCGGCGCACGCGGCCGGTGACGCCGACCGTGCCGGGCCAGACCCTCCTGCGCCTCGCCCGGCAGACGGACCTGCTCGCGGCGGAGGCGGCGGCCGAGCTGCACGCGTCCGGGCTCGGGCCCGGACCGGACGAGGTCGACGGCTCCCGCACGGGGCCGCGACCCGTGAGCGTCCCCATCGCCGTCAACGCCGACTCCCTCGCGACGTGGGCGCTGCCCGCGCTGGCCCGCGTGCCGGGCGTCGTCCTGGACATCCACCGCGAGGACCAGGAGCGCACGGTCGAGCTGCTCCCGCAGGGCATCGTCATGGCGGCGATCACCGCCCAGGCGGAACCCGTGCAGGGCTGCACGTCACGGCCGCTCGGCGTGATGCCCTACCGCGCGATGGCCACGCCGGCCGTGGTGGAACGCTGGTTCCCCGGCGGTGTGACGGCCGAGGCGCTGTCACGCGCCCCGATGCTCGTGTTCGACCGGCACGACGACCTCCAGGACCAGTGGCTGCGCGAGTTCGCCGCCCGGACGGGCTCGTCCCTGCCGACGCCTCCGAGGACCTACGTCCCCAGCACGCCCGAGTACCTGGAGGCGATCCGGCTCGGTATGGGCTGGGGCATGGTGCAGGATCTGCGCACGGGGCCGGTGCTCTCCGGCGACGACGTCGTGCCCCTGGATCCGGCGGCACCGTCGGTGGACGTGCGGCTGTACCTGCAGCAGTGGCGCCTGCGCTCGTCGACGCTCGACGCGGTCGCCGACGCACTGCTGGGGGAGGCGCGGCGGCAGCTCGTGCGGTAG
- a CDS encoding copper resistance CopC/CopD family protein, which yields MTTRIDARRGSGLAGGSWTTHAVPAGRSRRAGPGVLVRGAAALALTMLALVLGAAPATAHTKLDSAAPADGTTHDGAPAAITLTYTLPVTPLGDTVVVTGPDGTVPVEVTQQQDGVVVVATPARKLTNGDYTVDWTVAAQDGHPLQGTVRFSVTGAPPDAAAGGGATGAPADPGPTADAGGGAEGGMPHEGSAGEDAGPVGSATSTIAALLARLGNAAALWGLLLAAGGLVFAGAVLRGTDRVDIPAALAAVRWTGALILAGLAVRLAARTVIVAQGDLAAVLSPGAYGDALAGPTRWVFLLQAAGALAIVAGTYRSVAGSWLAIAGTLLAGAGHVLDGHSITGAVPWLVVATDVAHLAAAAAWVGGMVMTGLVLRRRRREGRTLDAGLLGARFSVVAGVSVLVLGFAGVVLAVSVLERPAELWETEWGLFLLAKVAVVGLVGLVGAYSHFRLVPYMERPGRTARSALRSVSQMERTARFETALLAVVVLLTAWLVAASIHG from the coding sequence ATGACAACCCGTATCGATGCTCGGCGAGGATCCGGCCTCGCCGGCGGATCATGGACGACCCATGCCGTCCCGGCCGGCCGTTCCCGGCGGGCCGGGCCGGGCGTCCTGGTCCGTGGCGCCGCCGCGCTCGCGCTGACGATGCTCGCGCTGGTGCTCGGCGCGGCGCCCGCCACCGCGCACACCAAGCTCGACTCCGCCGCCCCGGCCGACGGCACCACCCACGACGGCGCGCCGGCGGCGATCACCCTGACGTACACCCTGCCGGTGACCCCGCTGGGCGACACGGTGGTCGTCACCGGGCCCGACGGCACGGTGCCCGTCGAGGTCACGCAGCAGCAGGACGGCGTGGTGGTCGTCGCCACACCGGCGCGGAAGCTGACGAACGGCGACTACACCGTGGACTGGACCGTCGCCGCACAGGACGGGCATCCGCTGCAGGGCACCGTGCGGTTCTCCGTGACCGGGGCGCCCCCGGACGCGGCGGCGGGCGGAGGCGCCACCGGCGCACCGGCGGACCCGGGGCCGACGGCGGACGCGGGGGGCGGCGCGGAGGGCGGGATGCCGCACGAAGGCTCCGCCGGGGAGGACGCGGGCCCGGTCGGCTCCGCCACCTCGACGATTGCCGCGCTCCTCGCCCGGCTCGGCAACGCGGCCGCGCTCTGGGGTCTCCTCCTCGCCGCGGGAGGGCTCGTCTTCGCCGGTGCCGTGCTGCGCGGAACCGACCGGGTGGACATCCCGGCCGCCCTCGCCGCCGTGCGGTGGACGGGCGCGCTGATCCTCGCCGGCCTCGCGGTCCGGCTCGCGGCCCGGACCGTGATCGTCGCGCAGGGCGACCTCGCCGCCGTCCTCTCCCCCGGCGCCTACGGCGACGCGCTCGCCGGGCCGACGCGCTGGGTCTTCCTCCTGCAGGCCGCCGGGGCGCTCGCGATCGTCGCGGGAACGTATCGCAGCGTCGCCGGGTCCTGGCTCGCGATCGCGGGAACCCTGCTCGCCGGGGCCGGGCACGTCCTGGACGGGCACAGCATCACGGGCGCGGTTCCGTGGCTGGTCGTCGCGACGGACGTCGCCCACCTCGCCGCGGCCGCCGCCTGGGTCGGAGGGATGGTCATGACCGGCCTGGTGCTGCGCCGTCGCCGTAGGGAAGGCCGTACGCTCGACGCCGGGCTGCTGGGCGCGCGGTTCTCCGTCGTGGCGGGGGTGTCCGTCCTCGTGCTCGGGTTCGCCGGGGTCGTGCTCGCCGTGTCCGTCCTGGAGCGGCCCGCCGAGCTCTGGGAGACCGAATGGGGCCTGTTCCTCCTGGCCAAGGTGGCCGTCGTCGGGCTCGTGGGGCTGGTCGGCGCCTACAGCCACTTCCGCCTCGTGCCGTACATGGAACGGCCGGGGCGGACCGCGCGGTCGGCCTTGCGGTCCGTGAGCCAGATGGAGCGCACGGCCCGGTTCGAGACCGCGCTGCTGGCGGTCGTCGTGCTGCTCACCGCCTGGCTGGTGGCCGCGTCGATCCACGGGTGA
- a CDS encoding DNA-3-methyladenine glycosylase, producing MREFFDRPVLLVARDLLGAHLTVRGAGGAVTVRLTEVEAYDGAADPGSHAYRGRTARNATMFGAGGHLYVYRHLGLHHCANIVCGPEGAASGVLLRAAEVVDGVELARARRVAAGVVRADRDLARGPARLTVALGIDRSDDGADVAGREGRLTLEPRPVGSLSPDGVPAPGGRGPGGVRTGPRVGVSGDGGRADLFPWRFWLDGEPTVSDYRAAVPRRRAGALTRGSTRPPARR from the coding sequence GTGCGTGAGTTCTTCGACCGTCCCGTCCTCCTCGTCGCCCGCGACCTGCTGGGGGCGCACCTGACCGTCCGCGGTGCGGGCGGCGCGGTCACGGTCCGGCTCACCGAGGTCGAGGCGTACGACGGCGCCGCCGACCCCGGCTCGCACGCCTACCGCGGCCGCACCGCCCGCAACGCGACGATGTTCGGCGCGGGCGGACACCTGTACGTGTACCGGCACCTGGGCCTGCACCACTGCGCCAACATCGTGTGCGGGCCGGAGGGCGCGGCCTCCGGCGTCCTGCTGCGCGCCGCCGAGGTGGTCGACGGCGTCGAGCTCGCCCGTGCGCGCCGCGTCGCGGCCGGCGTGGTCCGGGCCGACCGGGACCTCGCGCGCGGCCCGGCCCGGCTGACCGTCGCGCTCGGGATCGACCGGTCCGACGACGGCGCGGACGTCGCGGGCCGGGAGGGCCGGCTCACGCTGGAGCCGCGTCCTGTCGGGTCGCTCTCGCCGGACGGGGTCCCCGCTCCGGGCGGCCGGGGACCGGGCGGTGTCAGAACCGGCCCCCGCGTGGGCGTGTCGGGCGACGGCGGCCGTGCGGACCTGTTCCCCTGGCGTTTCTGGCTCGACGGCGAGCCCACGGTCAGCGACTACCGTGCGGCGGTCCCGCGCCGCCGCGCGGGCGCGCTCACCCGTGGATCGACGCGGCCACCAGCCAGGCGGTGA
- a CDS encoding permease prefix domain 1-containing protein: protein MTNGTGQTDQTDQTGQTGRHAGLEAQIDQWRGFMRRRRAIAAPDVEEMEDHLREQVADLNAGGLDDDEAFLVAVKRMGNLDDVSREFAREHSDRLWKQLVLFPDAGADDGAPHGLRRFRDLGVLLALATGAGIALKILLATVTDETTLLLNGPFLVLPFLAGYFAWKRTLPLPTASVLVGAAAALALVVNLYPFDLGDPADPYPEPGMTVVLAGLHAPIVLWLLVGVVYAAGSWRSDARRMDYVRFTGELLVYLALIQLGGMLLVGLTAGVLSLVGVPFEPFLEDWLLPFALPGALLVAAWLVEAKKSVVENIAPVLARVFTPLAILMLLAMFVALLAGGPFGSVDRELLILMDAVLLLVLFLLLYSISARDPLAPPGIFDWLQLVLVGAALAVDAVALTAMLVRIAEFGFTANKVAALGLNLILLVHLAWAGRLTLGFVRGTRTHLATERWQTRYLPVYGAWALVVTVAFPPLFGFA, encoded by the coding sequence ATGACCAACGGCACCGGCCAGACCGACCAGACCGACCAGACCGGCCAGACCGGCCGGCACGCGGGCCTCGAGGCCCAGATCGACCAGTGGCGCGGCTTCATGCGCCGCCGCCGCGCCATCGCCGCGCCGGACGTCGAGGAGATGGAGGACCACCTGCGCGAACAGGTCGCGGACCTGAACGCGGGCGGCCTCGACGACGACGAGGCGTTCCTCGTCGCGGTCAAGCGCATGGGCAACCTCGACGACGTCTCCCGCGAGTTCGCCCGCGAGCACTCGGACCGGCTCTGGAAGCAGCTCGTGCTCTTCCCCGACGCGGGAGCCGACGACGGCGCCCCGCACGGGCTCCGCAGATTCCGCGACCTCGGCGTGCTGCTCGCGCTGGCGACCGGCGCCGGCATCGCCCTCAAGATCCTGCTGGCGACCGTCACCGACGAGACGACCCTGCTCCTCAACGGGCCGTTCCTCGTGCTGCCGTTCCTCGCCGGGTACTTCGCCTGGAAGCGGACCCTCCCGCTCCCGACGGCATCCGTGCTCGTGGGCGCGGCCGCCGCGCTGGCACTGGTCGTCAACCTCTACCCGTTCGACCTCGGCGACCCGGCCGACCCGTACCCCGAACCCGGCATGACCGTCGTCCTCGCCGGCCTGCACGCCCCCATCGTGCTGTGGCTGCTCGTCGGCGTCGTCTACGCCGCCGGATCCTGGCGGTCCGACGCCCGCCGTATGGACTACGTCCGCTTCACCGGCGAACTCCTGGTCTACCTCGCCCTCATCCAGCTCGGCGGCATGCTCCTCGTCGGCCTGACCGCCGGCGTGCTCAGCCTGGTCGGCGTCCCCTTCGAACCGTTCCTCGAGGACTGGCTCCTGCCGTTCGCCCTCCCCGGCGCCCTCCTGGTCGCCGCCTGGCTCGTCGAGGCCAAGAAGAGCGTCGTGGAGAACATCGCCCCCGTCCTCGCCCGCGTGTTCACGCCACTCGCGATCCTCATGCTCCTCGCCATGTTCGTGGCGCTCCTGGCCGGCGGGCCGTTCGGCTCCGTCGACCGCGAACTGCTCATCCTCATGGACGCCGTGCTGCTGCTCGTGCTGTTCCTGCTGCTGTACTCGATCTCCGCCCGCGACCCCCTCGCCCCGCCCGGGATCTTCGACTGGCTCCAGCTCGTGCTCGTCGGCGCGGCGCTCGCGGTCGACGCCGTCGCCCTGACGGCCATGCTGGTGCGCATCGCGGAGTTCGGGTTCACGGCGAACAAGGTGGCGGCCCTGGGCCTGAACCTCATCCTGCTGGTCCACCTCGCCTGGGCGGGCCGGCTCACGCTCGGGTTCGTGCGCGGGACCAGGACTCACCTGGCCACGGAGCGCTGGCAGACCAGATACCTGCCGGTCTACGGCGCCTGGGCACTGGTCGTCACGGTGGCCTTTCCGCCCCTGTTCGGTTTCGCCTGA
- a CDS encoding PadR family transcriptional regulator → MHIDKDLVAASATPLVLGILADGESYGYAILKRVTELSGGRMQWTDGMLYPLLHRLERQGLIESSWGTADNGRRRKHYTITPAGCDALAERQEQWGVVADALKQVWQDLSDGVAGTPGLTGPQTAEGWA, encoded by the coding sequence GTGCACATCGACAAGGACCTGGTCGCCGCGTCGGCGACCCCGCTCGTCCTCGGCATCCTCGCCGACGGCGAGTCCTACGGGTATGCCATCCTCAAACGCGTCACCGAACTGTCCGGCGGCCGCATGCAGTGGACGGACGGCATGCTCTACCCCCTGCTCCACCGCCTCGAACGGCAGGGCCTCATCGAGTCCTCCTGGGGGACCGCCGACAACGGCCGCCGCCGCAAGCACTACACCATCACGCCGGCCGGGTGCGACGCCCTCGCCGAACGCCAGGAACAGTGGGGCGTCGTCGCCGACGCCCTCAAGCAGGTCTGGCAGGACCTGTCCGACGGCGTCGCCGGCACCCCCGGCCTCACCGGCCCCCAGACAGCGGAGGGGTGGGCATGA
- a CDS encoding uridine kinase family protein: MTVTPEVLGGLLDRVRSADARLVCVDGPAGSGKTTLGAQLADALEAPVVHMDDLYEGWEPGPGGGAENLRRWVLEPLATGRRARYRRYDWESAGWAEWHEVPPSVHVIVEGCGSAARQVDAFPGGVLRIWVEADDDERLRRGLARDGEAARDHWIRWMTDEAEHFAREHTRERADVRLDGFGGLLTDT; encoded by the coding sequence ATGACCGTCACGCCCGAGGTCCTGGGGGGACTCCTGGACCGGGTCCGGTCCGCCGACGCGCGCCTGGTGTGCGTCGACGGGCCGGCCGGCTCCGGGAAGACGACGCTCGGGGCGCAGCTCGCGGACGCCCTCGAAGCGCCCGTGGTGCACATGGACGACCTCTACGAGGGCTGGGAGCCCGGCCCCGGAGGCGGCGCGGAGAACCTCCGCCGGTGGGTCCTGGAGCCGCTGGCCACGGGGCGGCGCGCCCGGTACCGCCGCTACGACTGGGAGAGCGCGGGCTGGGCGGAGTGGCACGAGGTCCCGCCGTCGGTCCACGTGATCGTCGAGGGCTGCGGTTCGGCCGCCCGTCAGGTCGACGCCTTCCCCGGCGGTGTCCTGCGCATCTGGGTGGAGGCCGACGACGACGAGCGCCTCCGCCGCGGTCTCGCCCGGGACGGCGAGGCGGCCCGCGACCACTGGATCCGCTGGATGACGGACGAGGCCGAGCACTTCGCCCGCGAGCACACCCGCGAGCGCGCCGACGTCCGCCTGGACGGCTTCGGCGGCCTCCTCACCGACACCTAG
- the argH gene encoding argininosuccinate lyase, translated as MSDAVLPPGSHPPGAAAAAASGRPVALWGGRFAGGPAPELAALSQSTHFDWKLAGYDIAGSRAHARVLHAAGLLSDDELTGMNDALDVLLADVESGAFLPVLGDEDVHTALERGLIERAGDELGGKLRAGRSRNDQIATQVRMYLRDHARVVATQVLDLVDALIEQSVAAGAAPMPGRTHLQHAQPVLLAHHLLAHAWPLLRDVDRIIDWDVRAARSPYGSGALAGSSLGLDPAAVAEDLGFDGPVENSIDGTAARDVVAEFAFVAAMIAVDLSRLSEEVILWNTKEFGFVTLDDAWSTGSSIMPQKKNPDIAELARGKAGRVLGDLTGLLATLKGLPLAYNRDLQEDKEPVFDQVETLTVLLPAFTGMISTLTFHTGRMAELAPQGFALATDIAEWLVRQGVPFRVAHEVAGACVRECEQRGIELWDLTDDDLARISEHLTPEVRTVLTVEGSLASRDAVGGTAPARVTEQLEQAKERSTEYRLWAQPLDDFPAPEQLPDDE; from the coding sequence ATGAGCGACGCCGTCCTCCCGCCCGGCTCCCACCCGCCCGGCGCCGCGGCGGCCGCCGCCTCCGGCCGGCCGGTCGCCCTGTGGGGCGGCCGGTTCGCCGGCGGACCCGCCCCGGAACTCGCCGCCCTGTCGCAGTCGACCCACTTCGACTGGAAGCTCGCCGGCTACGACATCGCCGGCTCCCGGGCCCACGCCCGGGTCCTGCACGCCGCCGGGCTCCTGTCCGACGACGAGCTGACCGGCATGAACGACGCCCTCGACGTCCTGCTGGCCGACGTCGAGTCCGGCGCCTTCCTCCCCGTCCTCGGCGACGAGGACGTCCACACGGCCCTCGAACGCGGCCTGATCGAGCGCGCCGGTGACGAGCTGGGCGGCAAGCTGCGCGCCGGGCGGTCCCGGAACGACCAGATCGCCACCCAGGTGCGCATGTACCTGCGCGACCACGCCCGCGTCGTCGCCACCCAGGTGCTCGACCTCGTCGACGCGCTCATCGAGCAGTCCGTGGCGGCCGGCGCCGCGCCCATGCCGGGCCGCACCCACCTGCAGCACGCCCAGCCCGTGCTGCTCGCCCACCACCTGCTCGCCCATGCCTGGCCGCTGCTGCGCGACGTCGACCGGATCATCGACTGGGACGTGCGCGCCGCCCGCTCCCCGTACGGGTCCGGGGCGCTCGCGGGTTCCTCGCTCGGGCTCGACCCGGCGGCGGTGGCCGAGGACCTGGGCTTCGACGGCCCCGTGGAGAACTCGATCGACGGGACCGCCGCGCGCGACGTCGTCGCCGAGTTCGCGTTCGTGGCCGCCATGATCGCGGTCGACCTGTCCCGGCTGTCGGAGGAGGTCATCCTCTGGAACACGAAGGAGTTCGGGTTCGTCACCCTCGACGACGCGTGGTCCACCGGGTCGAGCATCATGCCGCAGAAGAAGAACCCGGACATCGCCGAGCTCGCCCGGGGCAAGGCGGGCCGTGTGCTCGGCGACCTGACCGGCCTGCTGGCCACGCTCAAGGGCCTCCCGCTCGCGTACAACCGCGACCTGCAGGAGGACAAGGAGCCCGTCTTCGACCAGGTCGAGACCCTCACCGTGCTGCTGCCGGCCTTCACCGGCATGATCTCCACGCTCACCTTCCACACCGGCCGGATGGCCGAGCTCGCCCCGCAGGGGTTCGCGCTCGCCACCGACATCGCCGAGTGGCTCGTGCGGCAGGGGGTCCCCTTCCGCGTCGCGCACGAGGTCGCCGGTGCGTGCGTGCGTGAGTGCGAGCAGCGGGGCATCGAGCTGTGGGACCTGACGGACGACGACCTGGCCCGCATCTCGGAGCACCTCACCCCCGAGGTCCGCACCGTGCTCACGGTCGAGGGCTCCCTCGCCTCCCGTGACGCCGTCGGCGGCACCGCCCCGGCCCGCGTCACCGAACAGCTCGAACAGGCCAAGGAACGCTCCACCGAGTACCGTCTCTGGGCCCAGCCCCTGGATGACTTCCCGGCCCCGGAGCAGCTCCCGGACGACGAATGA
- a CDS encoding argininosuccinate synthase, whose translation MTERVVLAYSGGLDTSVAIGWIGEATGAEVVAMAVDVGQGGEDLNVIRKRALDCGAVEAYVADAREEFADEYCMPALQANGLYLDKYPLVSAISRPLIVKHLARAARKFGATTVAHGCTGKGNDQVRFEVATTSLAPDLKTIAPVRDLALTREKAIEYAEKHDLPIATTKNNPFSIDQNVWGRAVETGFLEDIWNEPTKDVYSYTDDPTFPPVADEVTITFEQGIPVAIDGVAVTPLQAIQEMNRRAGAHGVGRIDIVEDRLVGIKSREIYEAPGAMALIAAHQELENVTVEREQMRFKRQVEQRWTELVYDGMWFSPLKNSLDAFILDTQKYVSGDIRMVLHGGRATVTGRRSDSSLYDFGLATYDEGDTFDQSHAKGFIEIYGLAAKQAAARDEKFGNGVDLG comes from the coding sequence ATGACCGAACGCGTCGTGCTCGCCTACTCGGGCGGCCTGGACACCTCCGTCGCCATCGGCTGGATCGGCGAGGCCACCGGGGCCGAGGTCGTCGCCATGGCCGTCGACGTCGGCCAGGGTGGCGAGGACCTCAACGTCATCCGCAAGCGCGCGCTGGACTGCGGCGCCGTCGAGGCGTACGTCGCCGACGCGCGCGAGGAGTTCGCCGACGAGTACTGCATGCCGGCCCTCCAGGCCAACGGGCTCTACCTGGACAAGTACCCGCTGGTGTCCGCGATCTCCCGCCCCCTGATCGTCAAGCACCTCGCCCGCGCCGCCCGCAAGTTCGGCGCCACCACCGTGGCTCACGGCTGCACCGGCAAGGGCAACGACCAGGTGCGTTTCGAGGTCGCCACCACCTCGCTCGCCCCGGACCTGAAGACGATCGCTCCCGTGCGCGACCTCGCCCTCACCCGCGAGAAGGCCATCGAGTACGCCGAGAAGCACGACCTGCCGATCGCCACCACGAAGAACAACCCGTTCTCCATCGACCAGAACGTGTGGGGCCGCGCCGTCGAGACCGGCTTCCTCGAGGACATCTGGAACGAGCCCACCAAGGACGTCTACTCCTACACGGACGACCCGACCTTCCCGCCCGTCGCGGACGAGGTCACCATCACGTTCGAGCAGGGCATCCCCGTCGCGATCGACGGCGTCGCCGTCACCCCGCTCCAGGCGATCCAGGAGATGAACCGCCGCGCCGGTGCCCACGGCGTCGGCCGCATCGACATCGTCGAGGACCGCCTGGTGGGCATCAAGTCCCGCGAGATCTACGAGGCCCCGGGCGCCATGGCGCTCATCGCCGCCCACCAGGAGCTCGAGAACGTCACCGTCGAGCGCGAGCAGATGCGCTTCAAGCGGCAGGTCGAGCAGCGCTGGACCGAGCTCGTGTACGACGGCATGTGGTTCAGCCCTCTGAAGAACTCCCTCGACGCGTTCATCCTCGACACCCAGAAGTACGTGTCCGGCGACATCCGCATGGTGCTGCACGGCGGCCGCGCCACCGTGACCGGCCGCCGGTCCGACTCGTCGCTGTACGACTTCGGCCTCGCCACCTACGACGAGGGCGACACGTTCGACCAGTCGCACGCCAAGGGCTTCATCGAGATCTACGGCCTCGCCGCCAAGCAGGCCGCGGCCCGCGACGAGAAGTTCGGCAACGGGGTGGACCTCGGATGA
- a CDS encoding arginine repressor: MTGTPRTSSDGRPVAEQSWGGDTPGGTLTVPTTKAARHARILDIITHTAIRSQADLARALAAHGVKVTQGTLSRDLIELRAEKVRGADGSLVYAVPGEGGDRSVQADQDAEYLAARLARLATELLVSAEASGNQVVLRTPPGAAQYLASAIDHSLFPGVLGTIAGDDTILVIARDADGGSELAQRLLTLSA; encoded by the coding sequence ATGACCGGCACCCCACGAACGTCGTCGGACGGGCGGCCGGTCGCCGAGCAGTCCTGGGGCGGCGACACACCCGGCGGCACGCTCACCGTCCCGACCACGAAGGCCGCGCGGCACGCGCGCATCCTGGACATCATCACGCACACCGCGATCCGCTCCCAGGCCGACCTGGCCCGGGCGCTCGCGGCCCACGGCGTGAAGGTCACCCAGGGCACGCTGTCCCGCGACCTCATCGAGCTGCGGGCCGAGAAGGTGCGCGGCGCCGACGGCTCCCTCGTCTACGCCGTGCCGGGCGAGGGCGGGGACCGCAGCGTGCAGGCCGACCAGGACGCCGAGTACCTGGCCGCCCGGCTGGCACGCCTGGCCACCGAGCTCCTGGTCTCGGCCGAGGCGTCCGGCAACCAGGTGGTGCTGCGCACCCCGCCGGGCGCCGCGCAGTACCTGGCCTCGGCGATCGACCACTCCCTGTTCCCCGGCGTGCTCGGCACCATCGCCGGGGACGACACCATCCTCGTGATCGCCCGGGACGCCGACGGCGGCAGCGAGCTGGCCCAGCGCCTGCTCACCCTGTCCGCCTGA
- the argF gene encoding ornithine carbamoyltransferase, with protein MTVRHFLADDDLTPAEQREVLDLAMALRADRLARRPLDGRRDAPGAVAFITDKPTLRTQLSFAGAIADLGGYPIVVDGNLAQIGKRESVEDTARVLGRQVAAIVWRTYEQDRLRTMAAYAGVPVVNALTDDYHPCQILADLVTIAQHRGGVAALPGTTLAYVGDAGNNMAASYLLGGATAGLHVRVAGPGGFQPDAEVLARAARIAGATGGSVVSVTDPAEAVAGADVVATDTWVSMGDDAAGRETVFEPYQVNAGLLAGAAPDAIVLHCLPAYRGKEITAEVLEGARSVVWDEAENRLHAQKALLAWLLDEGARS; from the coding sequence ATGACCGTCCGCCACTTCCTGGCCGACGACGACCTCACGCCCGCGGAGCAGCGCGAGGTCCTCGACCTCGCCATGGCGCTGCGTGCCGACCGGCTCGCCCGACGCCCCCTGGACGGCCGCCGGGACGCGCCGGGTGCCGTCGCCTTCATCACGGACAAGCCGACGCTGCGCACCCAGCTCTCGTTCGCGGGCGCGATAGCGGATCTCGGCGGGTACCCGATCGTGGTGGACGGCAACCTGGCGCAGATCGGCAAGCGGGAGTCCGTCGAGGACACGGCGCGTGTGCTGGGCCGGCAGGTCGCCGCGATCGTGTGGCGCACCTACGAACAGGACCGCCTTCGCACGATGGCGGCGTACGCGGGTGTTCCCGTCGTCAACGCCCTCACCGACGACTACCACCCGTGCCAGATCCTGGCCGACCTGGTCACGATCGCGCAGCATCGCGGGGGAGTGGCCGCGCTGCCCGGCACGACGCTCGCGTACGTGGGCGACGCGGGCAACAACATGGCCGCCTCCTACCTGCTGGGCGGCGCGACGGCCGGCCTGCACGTGCGCGTCGCCGGGCCCGGGGGATTCCAGCCCGACGCCGAGGTGCTCGCCCGCGCCGCGCGGATCGCCGGGGCCACGGGCGGCTCGGTCGTCTCGGTCACCGACCCGGCCGAAGCGGTGGCCGGGGCCGACGTCGTCGCGACGGACACGTGGGTGTCCATGGGCGACGACGCCGCCGGGCGCGAGACGGTCTTCGAGCCGTATCAGGTGAACGCCGGCCTGCTCGCCGGGGCCGCCCCGGACGCGATCGTGCTCCACTGCCTGCCGGCCTACCGCGGCAAGGAGATCACCGCGGAGGTCCTGGAGGGAGCCCGGAGCGTCGTCTGGGACGAGGCCGAGAACCGGTTGCACGCCCAGAAGGCGCTGCTCGCCTGGCTCCTGGACGAAGGGGCGCGCTCATGA